The Natrinema pellirubrum DSM 15624 region GCGGCCGAAGCGAAGATGGCCCACCCGCTGTATCAGATGGCGATGGCGCTGGCCTTCCTCACGCTGGTCTATATCTTCCTGCAGGCGATTCGCCCGTCGCTGTTCAGTAAGAAACGGGCGCTGATCGCCAGCTGTGCGATCCTCACTGCGACGCTGACCGAGAAGATCCTGTTCGTCGTCGAAGGGTTCCTGCACCCCACGTTCGACATCTACGCCAACACGCCCGGGACCTACTTCCCGAGCGCGATCGAATGGCTCTCGCTCGTCGGAACGGCCGGATTGGTTGCACTTTTATTCCTCAACCTCTCGAAGCTCGTTCCCGTGGTCGAACTCCACGCGGTCGAACACATGCGCGGCGACCACGAACACGGTGACGACGCGACCGAACCGGAGGTGGAAGCATGAGTTCAGCACTGGCACTCTCGTCGACGCTGCTGTACCACGGCTACGACGGGACCAGCGGCTTCACCGGCTTCGCCAACGAAGGGACGTGGGTGATCTTCGCGATCATCCTGGTTCCGGTCTACATCATGCTCGCGGCGTGGTTCCTCGGTGAACCTCGCGACACGAAGTCCGGGCTGATGGGCGTTGGCTATCTCGTCGGTCTCACGACGTCGATGTGGGTCGGGATGTTCGTCCTGACCGTGCTGATCGGCGTCGTGTTCTACGGTGGCCCGCCGGAGCCGATCAGCAGCGTCGGCCCGCCGTAACCGAGTCGTATCGCGTTCGAACGTCCGTTCCGTTTTCACATTTTTCTCGTAGCCGTACCCCGATAGCAACGGCTTCGATGGCCGAACCATCACACGTATCCCGTTCGATCCCCTTCATTCGTATCACACAGCCACTATGAGCATCACTGAACACGAACTCGAAATCAAACTCGAGGGGGTCGAGGACCCCGACATCGGCGAGGACATCGTCTCGCTGGGGCTGGTCAACGACGTCCGGATCGACGACGAGACCGCCCGGATCTCGCTGGCCCTCAACGCGCCGTATGCGCCCTCGGAACTGGAACTTGGCAACCGAGTCCGTGACGTCATCGAAGACGCCGGCCTCGAGCCCGACCTGCGGGCACACGTCGACGAGGACCACGGCTTCGATCAGGAGGTCCTCCCGCGGGTTCGCAACGTCATCGCCGTCTCCTCGGGCAAAGGCGGCGTCGGCAAGACGACGGTCGCGGCCAACCTCGCGGCCGGCCTCCAGAAACGCGGCGCGATGGTCGGGCTACTCGACGCCGACATCCACGGGCCGAACGTCCCCCAGATCCTGCCGGTCGAGAGCGAGCCTGGCGTCACGCCCAACGAGGAAATCGTCCCGCCGCGATCGGACGGCGTCCGCGTCATCAGCATGGGGATGATGATGGAAGACGAGGACGACCCCGCAATCTTGCGCGGCCCGATGGTCAACAAGTTCATGATGAAGTTCCTCGAGGGCGTCGAGTGGGGCCGACTCGACTACCTCATCGTCGACCTGCCGCCGGGGACCGGCGACGCGACGCTGAACCTCTTGCAGTCGATGCCGGTGACCGGGTCGGTCGTCGTCACGACGCCTCAGGAGATGGCCCTGGACGACACCCGCAAGGGGATCCAGATGTTCAACAAACACGACACGCCGGTACTGGGCGTCGTCGAGAACATGAGTTCGTTCGTCTGTCCGTCCTGTGGCGACCAGCACGGGCTGTTCGGGACCGGCGGGGCCGACACCATCGTCGACAAGTACGACGTGCCGTTGCTGGGTCGGATCCCGATCCACCCCGACTTCGGGGCCGACGGCAGCGAAGGGGCCCTCGTCAAGGACGACGACAGCGAGGTCCAGGACTCCCTCGAGGACGTCGTCGGCGAGATCGCCGACCGGATCGGCGAGCAGAACCGCCGCAAAGTCTCGGAGAACGTCTCCCACGAACCGACGAACAAGCTGCCGACCGAGACGGAAGACTGACGCCTCGACGGCCGCCGCCAGAGTGTGGCGCCTTCCTGTTCTATCGTGGTCTTCCCCGAGCGTTATAGTGGACTCGAGCGAACCGTTCCACATGCTCGATAGCTACGCCGAATCGATCGCCGACCTCGAGCCGGCCGACGGCGAGGTCGAGACCGCGGAACTGGCCGTCAGCGACGACGTCCTGGTGAAGGCCTTCGCCCTCGGCCCGGGCGCGGAACTCGAGGCCCACGACCACCCCGATAGCACGAACGTCTTTCACGTCCTCGAGGGGACGGTAACCGTCGTCCAGGGCGACGAAAGCGAGGCCATCGAGGCGCCCGGCGTCGTCCACCACGAGCGTGGTGTCGACCACGGCGCGAGAAACGAGACCGACGAGACGGTGATCTTCACCGCGAGTCTCTGTCCGCTGCCGTCCTAAGACGACGTGGTGGAGGAGTCGCGCTCGGTCGGACCGTCCGAACACAGCGCGGCGACGTACTTGTCGACGTGGTCGTCGATCCGGCGCTTGTAGCCGGCCTGCCGGGCGAGGCGGTCGAGTTCGCGGGCGACGAGGCTGCCGTACTGGACCGCTTTCTTGTCCCGCTGGGCGACTTCGGCCGGGAGGTGTTCGGCCGCAACCCGGCGGAAGCCGCGTTTCCGTTCCTCGGTGTCGGCGAGTAGCTCGTCGGGCAACCGAAGCGCCGCCTCGATCACGGCGTCGTGGAGAAGCGGCGCGACGGGCTCGAGCCCCGTCGCTTCGATCGTCAGGACGTCCCGCGGGAGCTGGTCGGGGAGGCTCCGGATCCCCTCCCGGACGGCCCCGCGGACCGTCTCGGCGTCGACCCGGTGATCGAGCCGGACGACCTTCTCGTAGCCGCCGAACAGTTCGTCCGCGCCCTGTCCGACCGCGAGCGCGTCGAACCCGTCGGCGGCGACGCGTTCGCCGACCAGATACAGCGGCAGGGCGATCTGGACGTCCATCGCGTTCGTCCGGCCGGTCGCTCGCACGACTTCCGGGACCGCCCGCTCGAGGTCCGCGGGCTCGAGTTCGACGACCGTCAGCTCCCGGCCCATCGCGTCGGCGGCCGTCCGCGCGGCTTCGACGTCGTGGCTGTCGGGGAAGCCGACGACGTACAGCGGTGCATCGAGCAGTTCGGCGACCAGCGCCGAGTCGACC contains the following coding sequences:
- a CDS encoding asparagine synthase C-terminal domain-containing protein; translated protein: MTDELRGDPATVRDAIERADPLPGGTGFSGRVDGRLVRDILGREPLFVDADDSADEERAWSFEPAPLEDPVLFPAGAATSPADPLPEPESYWSLPDPEPYAPERALASLERAVETAADAALGTDHDIAVAFSGGVDSALVAELLDAPLYVVGFPDSHDVEAARTAADAMGRELTVVELEPADLERAVPEVVRATGRTNAMDVQIALPLYLVGERVAADGFDALAVGQGADELFGGYEKVVRLDHRVDAETVRGAVREGIRSLPDQLPRDVLTIEATGLEPVAPLLHDAVIEAALRLPDELLADTEERKRGFRRVAAEHLPAEVAQRDKKAVQYGSLVARELDRLARQAGYKRRIDDHVDKYVAALCSDGPTERDSSTTSS
- a CDS encoding cupin domain-containing protein; translation: MLDSYAESIADLEPADGEVETAELAVSDDVLVKAFALGPGAELEAHDHPDSTNVFHVLEGTVTVVQGDESEAIEAPGVVHHERGVDHGARNETDETVIFTASLCPLPS
- a CDS encoding Mrp/NBP35 family ATP-binding protein; translation: MSITEHELEIKLEGVEDPDIGEDIVSLGLVNDVRIDDETARISLALNAPYAPSELELGNRVRDVIEDAGLEPDLRAHVDEDHGFDQEVLPRVRNVIAVSSGKGGVGKTTVAANLAAGLQKRGAMVGLLDADIHGPNVPQILPVESEPGVTPNEEIVPPRSDGVRVISMGMMMEDEDDPAILRGPMVNKFMMKFLEGVEWGRLDYLIVDLPPGTGDATLNLLQSMPVTGSVVVTTPQEMALDDTRKGIQMFNKHDTPVLGVVENMSSFVCPSCGDQHGLFGTGGADTIVDKYDVPLLGRIPIHPDFGADGSEGALVKDDDSEVQDSLEDVVGEIADRIGEQNRRKVSENVSHEPTNKLPTETED